In Crinalium epipsammum PCC 9333, the following are encoded in one genomic region:
- a CDS encoding CBS domain-containing protein, with amino-acid sequence MSKTVADVMSRDVITVQPQTPLNQAIQILAERRITGLPVVDDADKLVGVISETDLMWQETGVTPPAYIMFLDSVIYLQNPTTYERDLHKALGQTVGEVMTTEAIVIKPEKPLQEAAKLMHEKHIRRLPVVDDTGKVLGILTRGDIIRTMATE; translated from the coding sequence ATGTCTAAAACCGTTGCTGATGTGATGAGCCGTGATGTCATTACGGTTCAACCCCAGACACCTTTAAATCAGGCGATTCAAATTTTGGCAGAACGTCGCATTACAGGTTTGCCAGTAGTGGATGATGCAGACAAGTTAGTGGGTGTGATTTCAGAAACAGATTTAATGTGGCAGGAAACAGGAGTAACTCCGCCAGCCTATATTATGTTTCTCGATAGTGTGATTTATTTGCAAAACCCAACTACTTATGAGCGAGACTTGCACAAAGCTTTAGGGCAAACAGTTGGAGAAGTAATGACAACTGAGGCGATCGTTATTAAGCCAGAAAAACCATTGCAGGAAGCAGCCAAGCTGATGCACGAAAAACATATCAGGCGTTTACCTGTAGTTGACGATACAGGCAAAGTTTTGGGTATTCTGACTCGTGGAGATATTATTCGCACGATGGCTACAGAGTAA